One stretch of Zhihengliuella flava DNA includes these proteins:
- a CDS encoding class I SAM-dependent RNA methyltransferase produces the protein MTSTLDAPVVELTVGPVAHGGHFVARHEGRVIFVRHGLPGERVRVRVTEHDDGARFWRGDVAEVLEASADRREHVWDQADALAAARAGVEPLGGAEFGHIDLAAQRQLKSDVVCEQLQRLGQIDALERGFAGVEAAPGENSRGIEWRTRMAFAVTEQGKLAMHPHRSEALVPLTNMPLASAEIQRLQPWAANFSGFERVEIAAPAGSGEALILLVPRPGLRGPAEQAAARAVAEQFSQQASLGLLTQETGAAADGSGSLQRVAGRTWLTERVSLPDGGVHAYRVTGEGFWQIHRAAPAALTEAVLNYLDPQPGERIADLYAGAGLFTVPVAEAVGERGLVLSIEGAPGTSRDARRNVHSYPQAIIAQGRVEKTLRTETTRWGHAGSAEGQQRRGRQAGQTGRLDAVVLDPPRAGAGRAGVDQIARTQARRIAYVSCDPASFARDAADFERRGYRLEAVRALDLYPNTHHVETIGRFVRV, from the coding sequence GTGACCAGCACCCTTGACGCCCCCGTAGTAGAGCTCACGGTCGGCCCCGTCGCGCACGGCGGGCACTTCGTCGCCCGTCACGAGGGGCGAGTGATCTTCGTCCGGCATGGCCTGCCGGGGGAGCGGGTGCGGGTCCGCGTCACGGAGCACGACGACGGCGCCCGATTCTGGCGTGGTGACGTGGCCGAGGTGCTCGAGGCCAGTGCGGACCGCCGCGAGCACGTCTGGGACCAAGCGGACGCCTTAGCCGCGGCGCGAGCGGGCGTGGAACCCCTCGGCGGTGCCGAGTTCGGGCACATCGATCTGGCCGCTCAGCGGCAGTTGAAATCCGACGTCGTCTGCGAACAGCTGCAACGCTTGGGTCAGATCGACGCGCTCGAGCGCGGATTTGCCGGCGTGGAGGCAGCACCGGGGGAGAACTCGCGGGGGATCGAATGGCGGACCCGCATGGCCTTTGCCGTGACGGAGCAGGGCAAGCTGGCGATGCACCCGCACCGTTCGGAAGCACTGGTGCCGCTGACCAATATGCCGCTTGCGAGCGCCGAGATCCAACGCCTGCAGCCGTGGGCAGCGAACTTCTCTGGGTTCGAGCGCGTGGAAATCGCCGCCCCGGCGGGGTCGGGCGAGGCGCTGATCCTCCTCGTGCCGCGGCCCGGCCTCCGCGGCCCGGCCGAGCAGGCAGCGGCCCGAGCCGTCGCTGAACAGTTCTCGCAGCAGGCCTCCCTCGGCCTCCTGACCCAGGAAACCGGCGCAGCGGCCGACGGTAGCGGTTCCTTGCAGCGCGTAGCGGGGCGCACGTGGCTCACCGAGCGGGTGAGCCTGCCTGACGGCGGCGTGCACGCCTACCGCGTCACGGGCGAGGGGTTTTGGCAGATTCACCGGGCCGCACCCGCAGCACTGACCGAGGCCGTCCTGAACTACCTTGATCCGCAGCCGGGAGAGCGGATCGCCGATCTCTACGCGGGCGCCGGGCTCTTCACGGTGCCGGTGGCCGAGGCTGTCGGAGAACGGGGCCTCGTGCTGTCGATCGAGGGGGCGCCCGGCACCAGCCGGGACGCCAGGCGCAACGTCCACTCCTACCCGCAAGCGATCATCGCGCAGGGGCGGGTGGAGAAAACCCTGCGCACGGAGACCACGCGGTGGGGGCATGCGGGGTCCGCGGAGGGGCAGCAGCGGCGCGGCCGGCAGGCGGGCCAGACGGGGCGACTTGACGCCGTCGTGCTGGATCCGCCACGCGCGGGAGCAGGCCGCGCTGGCGTCGACCAAATCGCGCGCACGCAGGCACGCCGGATCGCCTATGTCTCCTGTGATCCCGCCTCATTCGCCCGTGATGCCGCGGATTTCGAGCGCAGGGGCTATCGGCTCGAGGCGGTGCGGGCGCTCGACCTCTACCCGAACACTCACCACGTGGAGACGATCGGGCGGTTCGTGCGGGTGTAA
- the acnA gene encoding aconitate hydratase AcnA, which produces MSNVDSFGAKGVLDVSGKEYEIYRLNAVEGAESLPYSLKVLLENLLRTEDGANITADHVRALGGWDQDAQPNTEIQFTPARVIMQDFTGVPCVVDLATMREAVKELGGDASRVNPLAPAEMVIDHSVQIDAFGNAGALERNMEIEYERNGERYQFLRWGQTAFDDFKVVPPGTGIVHQVNIEYLARTVMTREVDGVLRAYPDTCVGTDSHTTMVNGLGVLGWGVGGIEAEAAMLGQPVSMLIPRVVGFKLAGSIPAGATATDVVLTITEMLRDHGVVGKFVEFYGEGVAEVPLANRATIGNMSPEFGSTAAMFPIDDVTLDYLRLTGRSEENIALVEAYAKEQGMWHDPSRELRFSEYLELDLSTVVPSIAGPKRPQDRIELTSAKDQFRKDILNYTAEGAADELNVGRPSTSVDVTMEDGREFAIDHGLVSIASITSCTNTSNPSVMLAAALLARNAVEKGLTSKPWVKTSVAPGSKVVTDYYEKSGLTPFLEKLGFFIVGYGCTTCIGNSGPLEPEISKAIQDNDLAATSVLSGNRNFEGRINPDVKMNYLASPPLVIAYALAGSMDFDFEADALGQDADGNDVFLRDIWPKPTEVEETIAASIDEGMFAKGYDGVFDGDDRWKQLDTPAGDTFAWAEDSTYVRKPPYFEGMQATPEPVSDISGARVLLKLGDSVTTDHISPAGSFKSDTPAGRYLLENGVDRKDFNSYGSRRGNHEVMIRGTFANIRIKNQLLDGVEGGFTRDFTVDGAPQAYVYDAAQNYKAAGTPLVVLGGKEYGSGSSRDWAAKGTALLGVKAVITESFERIHRSNLIGMGVLPLQFPAGESADSLGLDGTESFDIAGITELNEGTTPKTLAVTATKEDGSTIDFDAVVRIDTPGEADYYRNGGILQYVLRQISAN; this is translated from the coding sequence GTGAGCAATGTGGACAGTTTTGGAGCCAAGGGCGTTCTTGACGTCAGTGGCAAGGAATATGAGATTTACCGGCTGAATGCCGTCGAGGGCGCCGAAAGCCTTCCCTACAGCCTGAAGGTTCTGCTGGAGAACCTGCTGCGCACCGAAGATGGTGCCAACATCACGGCGGACCACGTCCGCGCGTTGGGTGGTTGGGATCAGGACGCCCAGCCCAACACCGAAATCCAGTTCACCCCGGCCCGCGTCATCATGCAGGACTTCACGGGCGTGCCCTGCGTGGTGGACCTCGCCACCATGCGTGAGGCCGTCAAGGAACTCGGCGGCGACGCCTCCCGCGTGAACCCGCTGGCGCCGGCCGAGATGGTCATTGACCACTCGGTGCAGATCGACGCCTTCGGCAATGCCGGTGCGCTCGAGCGCAATATGGAGATTGAGTACGAGCGCAACGGCGAGCGTTACCAGTTCCTGCGCTGGGGCCAGACCGCGTTCGACGACTTCAAGGTCGTGCCCCCGGGCACGGGCATCGTGCACCAGGTCAACATCGAGTACCTGGCGCGCACCGTGATGACCCGCGAGGTCGACGGCGTGCTGCGCGCCTACCCGGACACCTGCGTTGGCACCGACTCCCACACCACCATGGTCAACGGCCTGGGCGTGCTGGGCTGGGGCGTGGGCGGCATCGAGGCCGAGGCAGCGATGCTGGGCCAGCCGGTCTCCATGCTCATCCCGCGCGTGGTGGGCTTCAAGCTGGCTGGTTCCATCCCGGCCGGTGCGACCGCGACGGACGTGGTGCTCACCATCACCGAGATGCTCCGCGATCACGGTGTCGTGGGCAAGTTCGTCGAGTTCTACGGTGAGGGTGTGGCCGAGGTGCCGTTGGCCAACCGCGCCACGATCGGCAACATGTCCCCGGAGTTCGGCTCCACGGCCGCGATGTTCCCGATCGACGACGTCACGCTCGACTACCTGCGCCTGACCGGCCGCTCCGAGGAGAACATTGCTCTCGTCGAGGCGTACGCCAAGGAGCAGGGCATGTGGCATGACCCGTCCCGTGAGCTACGTTTCTCCGAGTACCTCGAGTTGGACCTGTCCACCGTGGTGCCGTCCATCGCTGGACCGAAGCGACCGCAGGACCGTATCGAGCTGACCAGCGCCAAGGACCAGTTCCGCAAGGACATCCTCAACTACACCGCCGAGGGCGCTGCGGACGAGCTCAACGTTGGCCGTCCGTCCACCTCGGTGGACGTCACGATGGAGGATGGGCGCGAGTTCGCGATCGATCACGGATTGGTCTCGATCGCTTCGATCACGTCCTGCACCAACACCTCCAACCCGTCGGTCATGCTGGCCGCGGCCTTGCTGGCCCGGAACGCCGTGGAGAAGGGCCTGACGTCGAAGCCGTGGGTCAAGACCTCGGTGGCTCCGGGCTCGAAGGTCGTCACCGACTACTACGAGAAGTCCGGCCTGACCCCGTTCCTCGAGAAGCTGGGCTTCTTCATCGTCGGCTACGGCTGCACCACCTGCATCGGCAACTCCGGCCCGCTCGAGCCGGAGATTTCCAAGGCGATCCAGGACAACGACCTGGCCGCGACCTCGGTGCTTTCCGGTAACCGAAACTTCGAGGGCCGCATTAACCCGGACGTGAAGATGAACTACCTGGCGTCGCCGCCGCTGGTCATCGCCTACGCGCTGGCCGGCTCGATGGACTTCGACTTCGAAGCCGACGCACTGGGCCAGGATGCTGACGGCAACGACGTCTTCCTGCGCGACATCTGGCCGAAGCCGACGGAGGTCGAGGAGACCATCGCCGCGTCGATCGACGAGGGCATGTTCGCCAAGGGGTACGACGGCGTCTTCGACGGCGACGACCGCTGGAAGCAGCTGGATACCCCGGCCGGCGACACCTTCGCGTGGGCCGAGGATTCCACCTACGTGCGCAAGCCCCCGTACTTCGAGGGCATGCAGGCCACCCCGGAGCCCGTCTCCGACATCTCCGGTGCTCGCGTGCTGCTGAAGCTCGGCGACTCGGTCACCACGGACCACATCTCGCCGGCCGGTTCCTTCAAGTCGGACACCCCGGCGGGGCGTTACCTGCTGGAGAACGGCGTGGACCGCAAGGACTTCAACTCCTACGGCTCCCGCCGCGGCAACCATGAGGTCATGATCCGCGGTACGTTCGCGAACATCCGCATCAAGAACCAGCTGCTGGACGGCGTCGAGGGCGGCTTTACCCGTGACTTCACGGTCGACGGAGCACCCCAGGCCTACGTCTACGACGCCGCGCAGAACTACAAGGCTGCCGGCACCCCGCTGGTCGTCTTGGGCGGCAAGGAGTACGGCTCCGGCTCGTCGCGCGACTGGGCTGCCAAGGGCACCGCGCTGCTCGGCGTGAAGGCCGTCATCACCGAGTCCTTCGAGCGCATCCACCGCTCGAACCTCATTGGTATGGGCGTGCTGCCGCTGCAGTTCCCGGCCGGTGAGTCCGCGGATTCGTTGGGCCTGGACGGCACGGAGTCGTTCGACATCGCTGGCATCACCGAGCTCAACGAGGGCACGACCCCCAAGACGCTCGCGGTGACCGCCACGAAGGAAGACGGGTCGACCATCGACTTCGACGCCGTGGTGCGCATCGACACCCCGGGCGAGGCCGATTACTACCGCAACGGCGGCATTCTGCAGTACGTGCTGCGGCAGATCTCCGCTAACTAA
- the dxs gene encoding 1-deoxy-D-xylulose-5-phosphate synthase, translating into MPRNVPRGRGIRVSLLESIGEPRDLRALDEEQMRDLAAEIRRFLVANVARTGGHLGPNLGVVELTLGLHRVFDSPRDSLVFDTGHQSYVHKLVTGRQNFDTLRQESGLAGYPDRAESKHDIVESSHASSSLSWADGISRARVLTGEGDRYVVAVVGDGALTGGMAWEAVNNIAADKDRKVVIVVNDNGRSYAPTIGGLANHLGQLRQKTIDKVRTLPVYEDTLDAVKHRLQNGGTVGRFAYKSLHAAKKGIKDWWAPQGLFEDLGLKYIGPIDGHDQAVVEEALAQAKAYEGPVIVHALTEKGRGYAPARAHEADQFHAVGVIDPTTGEPLAAGGAASWTSVFGEEIAAIADERADIVGITGAMLIPVGLKTMAERHPDRVIDVGIAEQHALTSAAGLAFGGLHPVVAIYATFLNRAYDQLLMDVALHRAGVTVVLDRAGVTGPDGPSHHGMWDLSLLQSVPGIHIAAPRDAETLREELREAVAVDDAPTVVRFSKGTVGEPIQALERLADGVDVLARRGTAKPDAREGRDERDVLLVGVGTMAATALEVSERLEAQGISSTVVDPRWALPVPGSIVSMAARHRLVVSIEDGVRAGGVGARIRQEMRAAGVDTALNEVGLPVEFLAHGSRAQVLERAGVTARQIAQDTLAQVLGTKVPFARPLAGQELPTGQLPQL; encoded by the coding sequence ATGCCGCGGAACGTGCCGAGGGGGAGAGGAATCCGAGTGTCACTGCTGGAGTCCATTGGTGAACCACGCGATCTGCGCGCTCTCGATGAGGAGCAGATGCGGGACCTCGCTGCCGAGATCCGCCGCTTCCTCGTGGCTAACGTCGCCCGCACGGGCGGGCACCTCGGCCCCAATCTCGGCGTGGTGGAGCTGACCCTGGGCTTGCACCGCGTCTTCGATTCGCCGCGGGATTCGCTCGTTTTCGACACGGGCCACCAGTCCTATGTGCACAAGCTGGTGACCGGGCGGCAAAACTTTGACACGCTCCGCCAGGAAAGCGGCCTAGCGGGCTACCCGGACCGCGCCGAGTCGAAGCACGACATCGTCGAGTCTTCCCACGCGTCTAGCTCCCTCTCGTGGGCCGACGGAATTTCCCGCGCGCGGGTCCTCACCGGTGAAGGGGACCGCTACGTGGTCGCCGTCGTCGGTGACGGTGCCCTGACCGGCGGCATGGCATGGGAAGCCGTGAACAACATCGCCGCGGACAAGGACCGAAAAGTCGTGATTGTGGTCAACGACAACGGCCGCTCCTACGCACCGACCATCGGCGGACTCGCCAACCACCTGGGTCAGCTGCGCCAGAAGACCATCGACAAGGTGCGGACGCTCCCGGTGTACGAGGACACCCTCGACGCCGTGAAGCACCGCCTCCAGAACGGCGGGACGGTCGGCCGTTTTGCCTATAAATCGCTCCACGCGGCAAAGAAGGGCATTAAGGACTGGTGGGCTCCGCAGGGCCTGTTCGAGGACCTAGGGCTCAAGTACATCGGCCCCATCGATGGCCATGATCAGGCCGTCGTCGAGGAGGCCCTCGCCCAGGCGAAGGCTTACGAGGGTCCCGTCATTGTCCACGCCCTGACCGAGAAGGGGCGCGGCTACGCTCCCGCCCGCGCTCACGAGGCGGACCAGTTTCACGCCGTGGGCGTCATTGACCCGACGACGGGTGAACCGCTCGCCGCCGGTGGTGCCGCCTCGTGGACCAGCGTTTTCGGCGAAGAGATTGCCGCGATCGCGGACGAGCGCGCGGACATCGTCGGCATTACCGGCGCCATGCTTATCCCCGTCGGCCTGAAAACCATGGCGGAGCGCCATCCGGACCGCGTCATCGACGTGGGGATCGCAGAACAGCACGCCCTGACCAGCGCTGCGGGGCTCGCCTTTGGCGGATTGCACCCGGTGGTCGCGATCTACGCGACCTTCTTGAACCGGGCGTACGACCAACTGTTGATGGATGTTGCTCTGCACCGGGCCGGTGTCACGGTGGTCCTTGACCGGGCGGGCGTGACGGGGCCGGACGGCCCCAGCCACCACGGCATGTGGGATTTGTCCCTGCTCCAGTCGGTCCCCGGCATCCACATTGCGGCGCCGCGGGATGCCGAGACGCTCCGCGAGGAGTTGCGAGAGGCCGTGGCCGTGGACGATGCGCCGACGGTGGTCCGCTTCTCCAAGGGAACGGTGGGGGAGCCGATTCAGGCCCTCGAGCGTTTGGCGGACGGCGTGGATGTCCTGGCGCGGCGCGGCACGGCGAAGCCGGACGCGCGCGAGGGCCGTGACGAGCGGGACGTCCTCTTGGTCGGCGTCGGGACGATGGCCGCCACCGCGCTGGAGGTCTCCGAACGGCTCGAGGCCCAAGGGATCAGCTCGACCGTGGTGGACCCGCGCTGGGCGCTTCCCGTGCCCGGTTCCATCGTCTCGATGGCGGCTCGGCACCGCTTAGTGGTGTCCATTGAGGACGGTGTCCGTGCCGGGGGCGTCGGTGCGAGGATCCGGCAGGAGATGCGAGCCGCGGGCGTGGACACGGCCCTGAACGAGGTCGGCCTGCCGGTCGAGTTCCTCGCCCACGGCAGCCGCGCGCAGGTGCTCGAGCGCGCGGGTGTCACGGCCCGGCAGATCGCCCAAGACACGCTGGCCCAAGTGCTCGGCACTAAAGTCCCGTTCGCCCGTCCGCTGGCGGGTCAGGAACTGCCTACCGGCCAGCTGCCGCAGCTCTGA
- a CDS encoding potassium channel family protein — protein MPHFVIMGAGRVGVTLAHTLDEAGHTVAIIDQDERAFRRLGRRYGGRRVTGVGFDRETLERAGIEDAYAFAAVSSGDNSNILATRVARETYGVPHVVARIYDPGRAEIYQRLGIPTVAAVRWSADQVLRRILPETGVQGDFREASGRLLLGEVSVHRDWYGKLITDIETAAQVRVAYLTRFGQGMIPTPKTRLQEGDILHAMMPVDSTREIERTLSAAPSRLPGAARRAIAEAEAGHEEEK, from the coding sequence ATGCCGCATTTCGTCATCATGGGGGCCGGACGCGTCGGGGTGACGCTCGCCCATACCCTCGACGAAGCCGGGCACACCGTGGCAATCATCGACCAAGACGAGCGCGCGTTCCGGCGGCTCGGCCGCCGCTACGGCGGCCGGCGCGTCACGGGGGTCGGGTTTGACCGGGAGACCCTTGAACGCGCCGGGATCGAAGACGCATACGCCTTTGCCGCCGTCTCAAGCGGGGACAACTCGAATATCCTCGCCACGCGCGTCGCTCGCGAAACATACGGCGTCCCCCACGTGGTGGCCCGCATCTATGATCCGGGGCGCGCGGAGATCTATCAGCGCCTCGGGATCCCCACGGTCGCCGCGGTTCGCTGGAGCGCCGATCAGGTGCTGCGCCGCATCCTGCCGGAAACCGGTGTTCAAGGAGACTTCCGCGAGGCCTCCGGGCGGTTGCTGTTGGGCGAAGTGAGCGTGCACCGGGACTGGTACGGCAAGCTCATTACCGACATCGAGACGGCCGCCCAGGTACGCGTGGCCTACCTGACCCGGTTTGGCCAGGGCATGATTCCCACACCCAAAACGCGCCTGCAAGAGGGCGACATCCTGCACGCCATGATGCCCGTTGATTCAACGCGCGAGATCGAACGCACGCTCTCGGCCGCCCCGTCCCGCCTGCCGGGTGCCGCGCGCCGGGCCATCGCGGAGGCCGAGGCCGGCCACGAGGAGGAGAAGTGA
- a CDS encoding DUF402 domain-containing protein produces MPTPFPADVRAAPEGIHPGDLVVARAWKFDAGPHWVVPGTYLGADRTGHWIFQPGGAFVARPGAAFFAESDAVCLIPHRGAGADVETDQWVATFYDASHPGDFRVYIDVSTHIGWRPLAPHGWEVHSVDMDLDVVRSTTRGVYLDDEDEFEQHRIDYGYPAELTALLRAGAEELVAAVSEGRGVFAAVEDGTSRTALDWLNAARRAASSSAKPEDDGRRPAASAPTT; encoded by the coding sequence ATGCCGACGCCCTTTCCGGCCGATGTGCGCGCCGCGCCCGAGGGCATCCATCCCGGTGACCTCGTGGTCGCTCGCGCGTGGAAGTTCGACGCGGGCCCGCACTGGGTCGTTCCGGGAACGTACCTCGGCGCGGATCGCACCGGGCACTGGATTTTCCAGCCGGGCGGGGCCTTCGTCGCCCGTCCGGGAGCGGCGTTCTTTGCCGAGTCGGACGCGGTGTGCCTGATCCCGCACCGAGGAGCCGGCGCTGACGTTGAGACGGACCAGTGGGTGGCCACCTTTTACGACGCGAGCCATCCGGGGGACTTCAGGGTCTACATCGACGTCTCCACGCACATCGGCTGGCGTCCGCTGGCCCCGCACGGTTGGGAGGTCCACTCGGTCGACATGGATCTCGACGTCGTGCGCTCGACGACGCGCGGGGTCTATCTCGACGACGAGGACGAGTTTGAGCAGCACCGCATCGACTATGGGTACCCCGCCGAGCTGACAGCACTATTGCGTGCCGGAGCGGAGGAACTGGTCGCCGCCGTGAGCGAGGGGCGCGGCGTTTTCGCTGCCGTAGAGGACGGCACTTCCCGCACCGCGCTGGACTGGCTGAACGCGGCGCGGCGGGCTGCGTCGTCGTCCGCGAAGCCAGAAGATGACGGGCGGCGCCCAGCCGCCTCAGCACCCACCACTTAA
- a CDS encoding APC family permease — protein sequence MLTFLEALKRVLVGRPFETESLKQQPLKRFSGLGKLSSNALSSVAYAPDEILLTLAIAGLSAIHFSPYIGIAVMVVMFVIIASYRQSIRAYPRGGGDYIIASTNLGPRAGTTAAAALLIDFVLTVAVSMSAAAHYLVAALPALQGHRGEIAAWGVALLAFVSLRGFGRSRWTQVLPTYLFIAGILTMLIVGSLLAATGQLGLAPSASFTVAPEAQFEEGLTGFFGALLLLRAFSTGSAALTGIEAPSSSVHEMARPRAKTAASVLVWLGILAAVLTLGTLFLAETTGVRLVEYPHEALRLDGGPIPEDYFQIPVLGQLAMAVFGPASLGYALILVLTIWVLWTAGSTAFKSFPFLASLLATDGYLPRQLRTRGDRLGYSNGILALAIAAIVLVLLFDAHLPGLIQMYVVGVFVAFTLSQAGMLKHWKRKYVQTPSRPARAKIVRSRLLNLVGFVLTAAVLVVVLVTKFVHGAWLALVAIVLLYLIMYSLHRHYEAVDRELAVDPETKTKALPARVHAIILVSSVRKPVLRALAFARASRPSKLDAIVVDTDEERTAQAVQKWQDLGIPVPLTVLASPYREVAPPLLDYIKGIKRDAPRDLVVVYVPEYVVGRWWEQLVHNQTALRIKARLHFEPGVVVASVPWQLSESTHSRAIFEDDFGASDAAGPAADPPQHTESTDGKAS from the coding sequence GTGTTGACGTTTCTCGAAGCGCTCAAGCGCGTCCTGGTCGGGCGGCCGTTTGAGACGGAAAGCCTGAAGCAGCAGCCGTTGAAGCGGTTCTCTGGCCTCGGCAAGCTGAGCTCAAATGCGCTGTCGTCTGTCGCCTATGCGCCCGATGAGATTTTGTTGACGCTGGCGATCGCTGGCCTGAGCGCCATTCACTTTTCGCCCTACATCGGCATCGCCGTCATGGTGGTCATGTTTGTGATCATCGCGTCCTACCGCCAGTCCATTCGCGCCTATCCGCGTGGCGGCGGGGACTACATCATCGCCAGCACCAATCTCGGCCCGCGAGCCGGCACGACGGCGGCCGCTGCCCTGCTCATCGACTTCGTCCTCACGGTGGCCGTTTCGATGTCGGCGGCGGCACACTACCTCGTGGCGGCCCTCCCGGCCCTGCAAGGCCACCGGGGTGAGATCGCCGCGTGGGGCGTCGCCTTGCTGGCCTTCGTGAGCTTGCGCGGTTTCGGTCGTTCCCGGTGGACTCAAGTGCTACCGACGTACCTGTTCATTGCCGGCATCCTGACCATGCTGATTGTCGGCTCGCTCTTGGCCGCCACGGGGCAGCTGGGGTTGGCCCCCAGCGCCTCCTTCACCGTGGCACCCGAGGCGCAATTTGAGGAGGGGCTGACGGGCTTCTTTGGAGCCTTGCTCCTGCTGCGGGCCTTCTCCACTGGATCTGCGGCGCTGACCGGCATCGAAGCGCCGTCGAGCTCGGTTCACGAGATGGCCCGGCCCCGCGCCAAGACGGCCGCCTCCGTCCTCGTCTGGCTCGGGATCCTCGCGGCGGTCCTGACGCTGGGCACGCTGTTTCTGGCTGAGACAACGGGCGTTCGCCTGGTCGAATACCCGCACGAGGCGCTGCGGCTCGACGGCGGCCCGATCCCGGAGGACTACTTCCAGATTCCCGTGCTGGGACAGCTCGCGATGGCCGTCTTTGGCCCCGCAAGCTTGGGCTACGCGTTGATTCTGGTCCTGACGATCTGGGTGCTGTGGACGGCGGGTTCGACCGCCTTTAAGTCTTTCCCCTTTCTCGCCTCGCTGCTGGCCACGGACGGCTACCTGCCGCGCCAGCTGCGCACGCGAGGTGACCGTCTTGGCTATAGCAATGGCATCCTGGCCCTCGCCATCGCCGCCATTGTCCTCGTCCTCCTGTTCGACGCCCACCTGCCGGGCCTGATTCAGATGTATGTGGTCGGCGTCTTCGTGGCGTTCACGCTGAGTCAGGCGGGGATGCTCAAGCACTGGAAGCGCAAGTATGTGCAGACTCCGAGCCGACCGGCGCGGGCTAAGATCGTGCGTTCGCGGTTGCTGAACCTCGTGGGCTTCGTGCTCACCGCGGCCGTCCTCGTGGTCGTCTTGGTGACCAAGTTTGTCCACGGAGCGTGGCTGGCCCTCGTCGCGATCGTCTTGCTCTACCTGATCATGTATTCCCTCCATCGACACTACGAGGCGGTGGATCGGGAACTGGCCGTGGATCCGGAGACCAAGACGAAGGCCCTGCCGGCCCGGGTGCACGCGATCATTCTGGTCTCCTCGGTCCGCAAGCCGGTCCTGCGGGCGCTGGCCTTCGCGCGGGCCAGCCGGCCCTCCAAGCTGGATGCGATCGTCGTCGATACGGACGAGGAACGCACCGCCCAGGCCGTGCAGAAGTGGCAGGACCTCGGCATTCCCGTTCCCTTGACCGTCTTGGCCTCGCCGTACCGCGAGGTGGCGCCGCCCCTACTGGACTACATCAAGGGCATCAAGCGTGATGCTCCGCGTGACCTCGTGGTCGTGTACGTCCCCGAGTACGTGGTGGGACGCTGGTGGGAGCAGCTGGTGCACAATCAAACGGCCCTGCGGATCAAGGCGCGCCTCCACTTTGAGCCTGGGGTGGTGGTGGCCTCCGTGCCGTGGCAGCTGTCCGAGAGCACGCATAGCCGCGCCATCTTCGAGGACGATTTCGGCGCCAGCGACGCAGCGGGCCCCGCAGCCGACCCGCCTCAACACACCGAATCGACGGACGGAAAAGCTTCGTGA